The following proteins come from a genomic window of Ilumatobacter coccineus YM16-304:
- a CDS encoding transglutaminase domain-containing protein, with the protein MAGLELIGMGVLRLRVVVLGLMGVVLAIAAGDIFDQVRWELLIAPAAVALVALALLERNAVARVVGGLVALVGGVAGAALLDGGDGSDVRVAFSSGPQRLLSTDWPSPIRPDLLATTAMGVGALVWVAAELARLRRLHLVPLMPMGVAHVLVIALSAPNGVGLHWLVPIGLLAAVFALFRPELGLGERWTLLAGERRLVPLTAIAVGLAAAIALPLAFADRADPRRNDQPESALTLLDPIEATLALQNIDPPVDLHEIRIDGTDAAPARWRTAALVAYDGRRWAPALTLRPIGRRLAPDADDAISGTLSFLDDDLQLIPLPGGAITVDTAIETDPDRTIVRLADRPTAGQEVRFSARVEPRPSAVAPGSIGTRELDETVSGLTEFAEAIIADEADGAPPADVLGRLQLIESAMRNDFLLDPVASGGGLQRTLIVRFIRDTRRGNSEQFATSFVLLARSLGVDARVATGFEVSPDRVERDDNGASIVLSSSDAAVWPEVSVDGEWLAFDPVPDEEVSEATEEPPEEQVQTPAAPQPPIAPPPESTDDPVVTEADDIATDDDALPTVVRVGLQAAAVVGALLVPLLLLVALILGVKWRRRRRRLSGPPDTRIRGAWTVATNQLVDAGMSIGPAATNNEIADGGVEFAPTADRELHRLAVLASAATFGRPARPDLLAEDANACLGQVEHSLAAERTRWQRIRWRLSLRSLRSSTRSPV; encoded by the coding sequence ATGGCGGGCCTGGAGCTGATCGGCATGGGTGTGTTGCGGCTCCGTGTGGTGGTGCTCGGTCTGATGGGCGTGGTGCTGGCGATCGCCGCCGGCGACATCTTCGACCAGGTTCGCTGGGAACTGTTGATCGCTCCGGCGGCCGTGGCGCTCGTCGCGCTCGCGCTGCTCGAGCGCAACGCGGTGGCGCGCGTCGTCGGCGGTCTGGTCGCCCTGGTCGGCGGTGTCGCGGGTGCTGCGTTGCTCGACGGCGGCGACGGCTCCGACGTGCGCGTCGCGTTCTCGTCGGGGCCGCAGCGGCTGCTCTCGACCGACTGGCCGAGTCCGATTCGTCCCGACCTGCTCGCCACGACGGCGATGGGTGTCGGTGCGCTCGTGTGGGTCGCGGCCGAACTCGCCCGGCTCCGTCGGCTGCACCTCGTACCGCTGATGCCGATGGGGGTGGCGCACGTGCTCGTCATCGCGCTCAGCGCGCCCAACGGCGTCGGGCTGCACTGGCTCGTGCCCATCGGGCTGCTGGCCGCGGTGTTCGCCCTGTTCCGTCCCGAGCTCGGTCTGGGTGAACGATGGACGCTGCTCGCCGGCGAGCGTCGGCTCGTTCCGCTGACGGCGATCGCCGTCGGACTCGCGGCAGCGATCGCACTCCCCCTCGCCTTCGCCGACCGCGCCGACCCGCGACGCAACGACCAACCCGAGAGTGCGCTCACCCTGCTCGATCCGATCGAGGCGACGCTCGCACTCCAGAACATCGACCCACCGGTCGACCTTCACGAGATCCGCATCGATGGGACGGATGCCGCCCCGGCGCGCTGGCGAACCGCTGCGCTCGTCGCGTACGACGGGCGACGGTGGGCGCCGGCGCTCACACTTCGACCGATCGGTCGCCGCCTCGCTCCCGACGCCGACGACGCGATCTCCGGAACCCTCAGCTTCCTCGACGACGATCTCCAACTGATTCCGCTGCCCGGTGGAGCGATCACCGTCGACACTGCGATCGAGACCGATCCCGACCGCACCATCGTGCGCTTGGCCGATCGCCCGACGGCTGGGCAGGAGGTGCGCTTCAGCGCGCGGGTCGAGCCACGCCCGTCCGCGGTGGCGCCGGGATCGATCGGCACACGCGAGCTCGACGAGACCGTGTCGGGTCTCACCGAGTTCGCCGAGGCCATCATCGCCGACGAGGCCGACGGGGCGCCACCGGCCGACGTGCTCGGCCGGCTCCAGTTGATCGAGTCGGCGATGCGCAACGACTTCCTGCTCGACCCCGTCGCTTCCGGTGGCGGTCTGCAGCGAACGCTCATCGTCCGCTTCATCCGTGACACGCGACGCGGCAACAGCGAGCAGTTCGCGACCTCGTTCGTGTTGCTCGCTCGATCGCTGGGCGTCGATGCCCGAGTCGCCACCGGCTTCGAGGTCTCACCCGACCGTGTGGAGCGTGATGACAACGGCGCGTCGATCGTGTTGTCGTCGAGCGATGCGGCCGTGTGGCCCGAGGTGAGCGTCGATGGCGAGTGGCTGGCGTTCGACCCGGTTCCCGACGAGGAGGTGTCGGAGGCCACCGAGGAGCCGCCAGAGGAACAGGTCCAGACTCCGGCCGCGCCGCAACCTCCGATCGCTCCCCCGCCGGAGTCGACCGACGACCCGGTGGTGACCGAGGCCGACGACATCGCCACCGACGACGACGCGCTGCCGACGGTCGTTCGGGTCGGTCTCCAGGCCGCGGCGGTGGTCGGTGCGCTGCTCGTGCCGCTGCTCCTCCTCGTCGCGCTGATTCTGGGCGTCAAGTGGCGCCGTCGACGCCGACGCCTGAGTGGTCCGCCCGACACCCGGATCCGCGGCGCGTGGACGGTGGCCACCAACCAACTCGTCGACGCCGGCATGTCGATCGGTCCGGCGGCGACCAACAACGAGATCGCCGATGGCGGCGTCGAGTTCGCTCCGACCGCCGATCGCGAACTGCATCGGCTCGCCGTGCTGGCGAGCGCTGCGACGTTCGGTCGACCCGCGCGACCAGATCTGCTCGCCGAGGACGCCAACGCCTGCCTGGGCCAGGTCGAGCACTCGCTCGCAGCCGAACGAACGCGTTGGCAGCGGATTCGTTGGCGACTCAGCCTTCGGAGCCTGCGCAGCTCGACCCGTTCGCCCGTCTGA
- a CDS encoding AAA family ATPase, protein MAGNTSVVVNALIDNIDQVIRGKRAEIRLALCCLLTEGHLLLDDVPGTGKTLLAKSIANSIAGTWKRVQFTPDLLPTDITGVMVFDQRSGHFNFREGPVFTNVMIGDEINRGSPKTQSALLEVMEERQVTADGVSRPVPRPFFVIATQNPRDFQGTFPLPDVQLDRFSMRLSLGYADKDTEVSILESFSRTQRDDELEPVTDTAELDAIIAEIDGLSVAHMVHEYIVAIAAATRSHPDLRLGVSTRGTLALLRVARAFAATDERDFVTPDDVKTLVGPVFGHRVQLTAEAELRGQTAQSLLADITDSVPVPRTSGG, encoded by the coding sequence GTGGCAGGGAACACCTCAGTTGTCGTCAATGCGCTCATCGACAACATCGATCAGGTGATCCGCGGCAAGCGCGCCGAGATCCGGCTCGCGCTGTGCTGCCTGCTCACCGAAGGGCACCTCCTGCTCGACGACGTGCCCGGCACCGGCAAGACCCTCCTCGCGAAGTCGATCGCCAACTCGATCGCCGGCACCTGGAAACGTGTGCAGTTCACGCCCGACCTGCTCCCCACCGACATCACGGGCGTCATGGTGTTCGATCAGCGCAGCGGTCACTTCAACTTCCGTGAGGGTCCGGTCTTCACCAACGTGATGATCGGTGACGAGATCAACCGCGGCAGCCCGAAGACGCAATCGGCGCTGCTCGAGGTGATGGAAGAGCGGCAGGTCACCGCCGACGGCGTGTCACGCCCGGTCCCCCGACCGTTCTTCGTGATCGCCACGCAGAACCCTCGCGACTTCCAGGGCACGTTCCCGCTCCCCGACGTGCAGCTCGACCGATTCTCGATGCGTCTGAGCCTCGGCTACGCCGACAAGGACACCGAGGTGTCGATCCTCGAATCGTTCAGCCGGACACAGCGCGACGACGAACTCGAACCGGTCACCGACACCGCCGAACTCGATGCGATCATCGCCGAGATCGACGGGTTGTCGGTGGCGCACATGGTCCACGAGTACATCGTGGCGATCGCCGCCGCGACTCGATCGCATCCCGATCTGCGCCTCGGGGTGTCGACGCGCGGCACCCTCGCGCTCCTGCGCGTCGCTCGGGCATTCGCCGCGACCGACGAGCGGGACTTCGTCACCCCCGACGACGTGAAGACGTTGGTCGGGCCGGTGTTCGGGCACCGCGTGCAGTTGACCGCCGAGGCCGAGCTGCGCGGGCAGACCGCTCAGTCGTTGCTCGCCGACATCACCGACTCCGTTCCGGTTCCGCGCACCAGCGGCGGGTGA
- a CDS encoding type II toxin-antitoxin system Phd/YefM family antitoxin, producing the protein MSQVVTQRELRNGSGEIMRRLDQGESFVVTRNGVPVGELTPLRRLRFVTAASIAQLFQAAPGVDSEQFRRDLDAVADQSIEPRA; encoded by the coding sequence ATGAGCCAGGTGGTCACCCAACGAGAACTGCGCAACGGCAGCGGAGAGATCATGCGCCGCCTCGACCAGGGCGAGTCCTTCGTCGTCACCCGCAACGGCGTCCCGGTCGGTGAACTCACTCCACTTCGTCGCCTTCGGTTCGTGACGGCAGCATCCATTGCCCAGCTCTTCCAGGCAGCTCCGGGCGTCGACAGCGAACAGTTCCGACGAGACCTCGACGCAGTCGCCGACCAGAGCATCGAACCGCGTGCCTGA
- a CDS encoding Cof-type HAD-IIB family hydrolase has translation MALIAIDMDGTLLDASGRLTARTADAVHAASTAGHRVVIATGRPPHLVTEFVDQLGGAVSHVVATNGSLISTYPADEHGDPELLHLLSFDADRARRMVVDIRASQPGYGFAYATDAGFAHEPGFAERMPAAVHDAPIPDVLALGGTAAFKLFAFHAEIDAHTLLERLPPIVNARSTDEPFAVGHMGADAVEIGPASTDKRAGLRWLCAHLDVARTDVIAIGDELNDLTMIEWAGTGVAVSNADPSVRDAADEVIGAHDDHGVAAYLERLSRAQQD, from the coding sequence ATGGCTCTGATCGCCATCGACATGGACGGCACGCTGCTCGACGCTTCCGGTCGCCTCACCGCACGTACCGCCGACGCGGTTCACGCCGCGAGCACCGCTGGCCATCGAGTCGTCATCGCCACCGGGCGCCCGCCACACCTCGTCACGGAGTTCGTCGATCAGCTCGGCGGCGCCGTGTCGCACGTCGTCGCCACCAACGGTTCGCTGATCTCGACGTACCCGGCCGACGAGCACGGCGACCCCGAACTCCTCCACCTCCTGAGCTTCGACGCCGACCGAGCGCGCCGGATGGTCGTCGACATCCGAGCGTCGCAGCCCGGCTACGGCTTCGCCTATGCGACCGACGCCGGATTCGCGCACGAACCCGGCTTCGCCGAACGCATGCCCGCCGCGGTGCACGACGCGCCGATTCCCGACGTCCTGGCACTCGGCGGCACGGCCGCATTCAAGCTGTTCGCCTTCCACGCCGAGATCGACGCGCACACACTGCTCGAACGGCTCCCACCGATCGTCAACGCCCGCTCGACCGACGAACCGTTCGCGGTCGGGCACATGGGCGCCGACGCAGTCGAGATCGGCCCGGCGAGCACCGACAAGCGAGCCGGGCTGCGGTGGCTGTGCGCCCATCTCGACGTCGCGCGCACCGACGTGATCGCGATCGGCGACGAGCTCAACGATCTCACCATGATCGAGTGGGCGGGCACGGGGGTCGCCGTGTCGAACGCCGACCCGAGCGTGCGCGACGCCGCCGACGAGGTGATCGGCGCCCACGACGATCACGGTGTCGCCGCGTATCTCGAACGATTGTCAAGAGCACAGCAAGACTGA
- a CDS encoding type II toxin-antitoxin system VapC family toxin encodes MPDQRVARGVVDTSVVIDLDTIDVSVLPAEVAVTALTMAELAAGPHATTDPAERARRQDRLQRTEAAFAPLPFDADAARAYGRVYAAVTTAGGNARGARAVDLMIAAIACSVEVPLYTRNPSDFAALDGLVDVVAI; translated from the coding sequence GTGCCTGACCAGCGCGTGGCTCGCGGCGTGGTCGACACGTCGGTCGTCATCGACCTCGACACCATCGACGTCAGCGTGCTCCCGGCCGAGGTTGCCGTGACCGCGCTCACCATGGCCGAACTCGCCGCCGGCCCCCACGCCACCACGGACCCGGCGGAACGAGCGAGACGCCAAGACCGACTGCAGCGAACCGAGGCAGCGTTTGCGCCGTTGCCGTTCGACGCTGACGCAGCCCGCGCGTATGGGCGGGTCTATGCGGCAGTCACGACTGCCGGTGGCAACGCCCGAGGAGCACGGGCAGTCGACCTGATGATCGCAGCGATCGCGTGTTCGGTCGAGGTCCCGCTCTACACGCGGAACCCCAGCGACTTCGCGGCGCTGGACGGGCTGGTCGACGTCGTCGCCATCTGA
- a CDS encoding DUF58 domain-containing protein — MLTRSGLGALIVALVLAALGWWWGYEELVIGAVAIAAVLTMAIWIAQRPLRAKVRRRVDTIRVPRGDPIRLTYRVRNDTKYRSSRATLIDRCDEQTTEMTIDPVGPDRVDDVHATIPTRRRGVFPVGPLDVVRIDPFYLAIGRWRDERDAATPTSVTVHPKVYDLVGPQGTARVVENESVIRRAATDPMSGFVSMREYVAGDDPRMIHWPTTARTGTLMVRENVEVRRPEFTIVLDTGADTCSDDDFEEAVDVAATMAVHALRSDLDVVVRTTHRQYPGVARPLVEEAQVLDLLTPVQRSNGDDLLQLPSLFAHGFDHTSIVMVTGPTGPSSRVPSIEQMATVRIGEGAEAQSGIALAAIDAADFVNRWRAWS, encoded by the coding sequence GTGCTGACCCGATCGGGCCTCGGCGCGCTGATCGTCGCTCTCGTCCTCGCCGCGCTCGGCTGGTGGTGGGGGTACGAAGAACTCGTCATCGGAGCCGTCGCGATCGCTGCGGTGCTCACGATGGCGATCTGGATCGCGCAGCGGCCACTGCGTGCCAAGGTGCGGCGCCGGGTCGACACGATCCGGGTGCCGCGCGGCGACCCGATCCGGCTCACGTACCGGGTTCGCAACGACACGAAGTACCGGTCGTCGCGGGCGACGTTGATCGATCGGTGCGACGAGCAGACGACCGAGATGACCATCGACCCGGTGGGACCCGATCGCGTCGACGACGTCCACGCCACGATCCCGACGCGCCGTCGCGGCGTCTTTCCGGTCGGTCCACTCGACGTGGTCCGTATCGACCCGTTCTACCTGGCCATCGGACGGTGGCGTGACGAGCGTGATGCGGCCACACCCACCTCGGTCACGGTGCATCCGAAGGTGTACGACCTCGTCGGCCCGCAGGGCACGGCCCGCGTCGTCGAGAACGAGTCGGTGATCAGACGGGCGGCGACCGACCCGATGTCGGGGTTCGTGTCGATGCGCGAGTACGTCGCCGGTGACGACCCCCGCATGATCCACTGGCCGACGACCGCTCGCACCGGCACCCTGATGGTGAGGGAGAACGTCGAGGTGCGGCGCCCCGAGTTCACGATCGTGCTCGACACCGGCGCCGACACCTGCAGCGACGACGACTTCGAGGAAGCGGTCGACGTGGCCGCGACCATGGCGGTCCATGCGTTGCGCTCCGACCTCGACGTCGTCGTGCGCACCACGCACCGCCAGTATCCGGGCGTCGCCAGGCCGCTCGTCGAGGAAGCCCAGGTGCTCGATCTGCTCACGCCGGTGCAGCGGTCGAACGGCGACGACCTGTTGCAGCTTCCCTCGTTGTTCGCGCACGGGTTCGACCACACGTCGATCGTGATGGTCACCGGCCCGACCGGGCCGTCGAGCCGCGTGCCGTCGATCGAACAGATGGCGACGGTACGCATCGGCGAGGGTGCCGAAGCGCAGAGCGGCATCGCACTCGCGGCGATCGACGCCGCCGACTTCGTCAACCGATGGCGGGCCTGGAGCTGA
- a CDS encoding SWIM zinc finger family protein, whose amino-acid sequence MSRPRKPFGAQQPGRLQSTMMKVLAAEMSDPARLRRGKQYARDGSVLDIVIEPGVVTCEVQGSRSTPYIAQLEVSQGDGMPLKRDVRAVCTCPDDDNWDDYACKHVIAAMFTFADELLMEPVLLDDWRGNDVDEATDVGGDDEPWPNDIGDGADHDGDGSDDDETDVDRDRAPRRKRHLELVRDGVDRARSARDRVPEPEPVIDPIAEYLSLPDGASLPDIPQLDRVEPRPPRRSELAAVLRDAYANVRIDWD is encoded by the coding sequence ATGAGCAGACCGCGCAAACCGTTCGGCGCCCAGCAGCCCGGCCGGCTCCAGTCGACGATGATGAAGGTCCTCGCTGCCGAGATGAGCGACCCGGCGCGTCTGCGTCGCGGCAAGCAGTACGCCCGTGACGGTTCGGTGCTCGACATCGTCATCGAACCCGGTGTGGTCACCTGCGAGGTCCAGGGTTCACGGTCGACCCCGTACATCGCACAACTCGAGGTGAGCCAGGGCGACGGCATGCCGCTCAAGCGTGACGTGCGGGCCGTGTGCACGTGCCCCGACGACGACAACTGGGACGACTACGCGTGCAAGCACGTCATCGCCGCCATGTTCACGTTCGCCGACGAACTCCTCATGGAGCCGGTGTTGCTCGACGACTGGCGTGGCAACGACGTCGACGAGGCGACCGACGTGGGCGGCGACGACGAACCGTGGCCGAACGACATCGGTGACGGGGCCGACCATGACGGTGACGGGTCCGACGACGATGAGACCGACGTCGATCGCGATCGTGCGCCTCGCCGCAAGCGTCATCTCGAACTCGTCCGCGACGGCGTCGACCGGGCGCGATCGGCCCGCGACCGCGTGCCCGAACCCGAACCGGTGATCGACCCGATCGCCGAGTACCTGTCGCTCCCCGACGGCGCGTCGCTCCCCGACATCCCGCAGCTCGATCGCGTCGAGCCGCGGCCACCGCGCCGCTCCGAACTCGCCGCCGTGCTGCGCGACGCCTACGCCAACGTGCGCATCGACTGGGACTGA